A genomic segment from Ignavibacteriales bacterium encodes:
- a CDS encoding patatin-like phospholipase family protein has translation MREQIKILFLVLVLFFSNNFGQTKYILSLNVIEKNLPFGLTEFIPAQKPKVAFALSGGGARGLSQIGVLKAFEEAGIKPDLIVGTSMGSIVGGMYAAGYTIDQVDSIARDTDWNDLLTLKTQSNRRDLFVDQKVTEDRAIFSLRLDGLNPILPTSFNDGQKLSNYLNVIAFNAPLHSEASFDLLAIKFRAVCTDLITGKMVLMDRGSLSNALRASSSVTFFLSPVKMDSLLLVDGGLVANIPVDVAKNNGGDFVIAVNTTSDLWPEENLSTPWIVADQIVSIPMKQNNTEQISKADFVVSPRLNNILLTDFNRVDSLISLGYQSAKPLVNTLKEKIDSANYNSLIEGEKYFYKIKLSDNLSLKEKAFFFGYESMDSISNKKINYDLYKLFETGDYKNLSVQISITEEASIIDLIKEESPLIGNIDLIGISLIHSNKISEIFSSLKGKHFSGRQVLAAVIKLIQLYRDEGYSLAEIQSIEYNPDEKRLKIFVDEGLISRVDVAGNNTTNKNVITREFDFNAGDFFRIQEVQRGLINLRSTKLFDNIDVVVKEDNGQNILIISVDEKPSSLLRISFRSDNEYRTQLGLDVRDENLFGTGTELGLILFGGLNNRAIILEQKANRVFDTYFTYKINAFYRFNDVKVYSEDKTLKSKNFSRVETGMYRQIFYGISLGVGTQVGRFGNLIFEGRYQFDEIKNIENNSTDPFKTKIVSLKISSTIDTQDKYPFPEKGVYFSGFYETAFSVLGGEVGYSNISFEYKNYFPLFNRSVISPKIKFGFADKTLPLSQQYSLGGQESFFGMHDYEFRGRQIFLASLMYRYKLPIVIFFDTYLNIRYDLGRAWPEQDQIKFKDLRHGIGGSIAFDTPIGPAEFAVGRSFLLRKDIPQNPISWGDVLFYFSIGYYY, from the coding sequence ATGAGAGAACAGATAAAAATATTATTTTTAGTACTTGTATTATTTTTCTCAAATAATTTTGGTCAAACAAAATACATACTATCGCTAAATGTTATTGAAAAAAACCTTCCTTTTGGATTAACCGAATTCATACCTGCGCAGAAACCTAAGGTTGCATTTGCTCTTAGCGGTGGAGGCGCAAGAGGGCTTTCTCAAATCGGGGTTTTAAAAGCTTTTGAAGAAGCTGGAATTAAACCCGATTTAATTGTCGGCACAAGCATGGGCAGCATTGTTGGTGGAATGTATGCCGCTGGTTACACAATTGATCAGGTTGATTCTATTGCCCGTGATACAGACTGGAATGATCTGCTTACTTTAAAAACACAATCCAACAGAAGAGATTTATTTGTTGATCAAAAAGTTACTGAAGACAGAGCAATCTTTTCACTAAGGCTTGATGGGCTTAATCCGATATTACCAACTTCGTTTAATGATGGTCAAAAACTATCAAATTATTTAAATGTAATCGCGTTTAATGCGCCACTTCACTCAGAAGCTTCATTTGATTTACTTGCGATAAAATTCCGAGCGGTTTGTACTGATCTTATTACTGGCAAAATGGTTTTGATGGATCGAGGATCATTAAGCAATGCATTACGAGCAAGTTCGAGCGTTACTTTTTTTCTATCTCCAGTAAAAATGGATTCGTTGTTATTGGTTGATGGCGGCCTTGTTGCAAACATTCCTGTTGATGTGGCAAAGAACAACGGTGGTGATTTTGTTATAGCGGTTAACACAACCAGTGACCTTTGGCCGGAAGAAAATCTTTCAACACCATGGATTGTTGCCGATCAAATAGTTAGCATTCCAATGAAACAAAACAATACCGAGCAGATAAGCAAGGCAGATTTTGTAGTTAGTCCAAGACTAAACAATATACTTTTAACAGATTTTAATAGGGTTGATAGCCTAATTTCTCTTGGCTATCAATCAGCAAAACCACTGGTTAATACACTAAAAGAAAAAATAGATTCTGCCAATTACAACTCCCTTATAGAAGGAGAAAAATATTTTTATAAAATAAAGCTAAGTGACAACTTATCTTTAAAGGAGAAGGCGTTCTTTTTTGGATATGAATCAATGGATTCAATATCTAACAAAAAAATCAACTACGATCTGTACAAGCTTTTTGAAACGGGTGACTATAAAAATTTATCAGTACAAATTAGCATTACCGAAGAAGCGTCGATTATTGATCTTATAAAAGAAGAGAGCCCGCTAATTGGCAATATTGATTTAATTGGGATTTCATTAATTCATTCCAATAAAATCAGTGAAATATTCTCTTCATTAAAGGGAAAGCACTTTTCAGGGAGGCAAGTTCTTGCCGCAGTAATTAAGCTCATTCAGTTATATAGAGATGAAGGATACTCACTTGCAGAGATTCAAAGCATTGAATATAACCCGGATGAAAAGCGATTAAAAATCTTTGTTGATGAAGGGCTAATTTCTCGCGTTGATGTAGCAGGAAACAACACCACGAATAAAAATGTTATAACAAGAGAATTTGATTTTAATGCGGGAGATTTTTTTCGTATTCAAGAAGTACAAAGGGGATTGATCAACCTTAGAAGCACCAAACTATTTGATAACATTGACGTTGTTGTGAAAGAAGATAACGGGCAAAACATTCTTATTATAAGCGTAGATGAAAAACCATCAAGCCTGCTAAGAATAAGTTTTAGAAGTGATAATGAATACCGCACCCAATTGGGATTAGATGTACGGGATGAAAATTTATTTGGTACCGGAACAGAGCTTGGATTAATATTATTTGGCGGACTTAATAATCGCGCAATTATACTAGAACAAAAGGCAAATAGAGTTTTTGATACTTATTTTACTTATAAAATTAATGCGTTTTATAGATTTAACGATGTGAAGGTATATTCAGAGGATAAGACCTTAAAAAGCAAAAATTTTTCTCGTGTTGAAACCGGAATGTATCGGCAAATATTTTACGGGATATCGCTTGGCGTCGGAACCCAGGTGGGTCGTTTTGGTAATCTGATTTTTGAAGGCAGATATCAGTTTGATGAAATTAAAAACATAGAAAATAATTCAACCGATCCATTTAAAACAAAAATTGTGAGCTTAAAAATTTCATCAACCATCGATACGCAGGATAAATATCCATTTCCAGAAAAAGGGGTTTATTTTTCTGGGTTTTACGAAACTGCGTTTTCAGTATTGGGCGGAGAAGTTGGCTACAGCAACATTAGTTTTGAGTATAAAAATTATTTTCCTTTATTTAACCGCTCTGTCATCTCTCCAAAAATAAAATTTGGATTTGCAGATAAAACCCTTCCACTAAGCCAACAATATTCACTTGGTGGACAAGAATCCTTTTTTGGTATGCACGATTATGAATTTAGGGGAAGACAAATATTTCTTGCGTCTTTAATGTATCGATACAAATTACCCATTGTAATTTTCTTTGATACATATTTAAATATTAGATATGATTTGGGGCGAGCTTGGCCTGAGCAAGATCAAATTAAATTTAAAGATTTAAGACATGGAATTGGCGGATCTATTGCCTTTGATACACCAATTGGTCCCGCCGAATTTGCTGTTGGACGAAGCTTTTTACTAAGAAAAGATATTCCCCAAAATCCAATTAGCTGGGGAGATGTTTTATTTTATTTTTCGATCGGATATTACTATTAA
- a CDS encoding DUF1569 domain-containing protein has translation MKNIFDPTVTTEIISRINKLDAGTKRQWGKMNAAQMLAHCNVTYELVYDKIHPKPNTLKSFILKIFVKPVVVGEKPYKKDSPTAPEFKVNDDKIFETEKGRLINYILKTQELGAAKFHNKESHSFGALTKDEWNNLFYKHLDHHLNQFGV, from the coding sequence ATGAAAAATATCTTTGATCCAACAGTAACAACAGAAATTATAAGTAGAATTAATAAACTAGATGCGGGCACAAAAAGACAGTGGGGAAAAATGAACGCCGCACAAATGCTTGCACACTGTAATGTAACATATGAATTAGTTTATGATAAGATTCACCCGAAGCCAAATACATTAAAGAGTTTTATTCTTAAAATATTTGTTAAACCTGTTGTGGTTGGAGAAAAACCTTATAAAAAAGATAGCCCCACCGCGCCTGAATTTAAAGTTAATGATGATAAAATTTTTGAAACAGAGAAAGGTCGGTTAATTAATTATATTTTAAAAACTCAAGAACTTGGTGCGGCTAAATTTCATAACAAAGAATCTCATTCATTTGGGGCACTTACTAAAGACGAGTGGAACAATCTTTTTTATAAGCATCTCGATCACCATCTAAATCAATTTGGTGTGTGA
- the hemL gene encoding glutamate-1-semialdehyde 2,1-aminomutase has product MMNTTKSKQLFEEAKKFIPGGVNSPVRAFKSVGGDPLFIQRGKGSKFYDVDSNEYIDYIGSWGPHLFGHNPPFIKEALKRTFENGTSFGAPTEMEVKMAQLITELVPSVEMVRMVNSGTEATMSAVRAARGYTGKDKFIKFEGCYHGHADYFLIKAGSGALTLGVPTSPGVTKGNAADTLLADYNDIASIKKLLTEYRGQIAAIIIEPIAGNMGVVQANEEFLVELRGICNEEGIVLIFDEVMTGFRVASGGAQEILGIKPDLSTFGKIIGGGLPVGAFGGKREIMEMLSPSGPVYQAGTLSGNPLAMCAGFAALSHIKEHPEIYVQLEKASMYLENGFKENLNSVGKNYAMNRVGSMMCLFFTEKPVNDFKSALTSDTALYGKYFHEMLNRGIYLAPAQFEALFVSTAHTKEDLDKTIKAHKESVAQLLS; this is encoded by the coding sequence ATTATGAACACAACTAAAAGCAAACAACTATTCGAGGAAGCTAAAAAATTTATTCCTGGTGGGGTTAATTCACCGGTAAGAGCATTTAAATCAGTTGGCGGTGATCCGCTATTCATCCAGCGCGGCAAAGGCTCAAAGTTTTATGATGTTGATAGTAATGAATACATTGACTACATAGGTAGCTGGGGACCTCACTTGTTTGGACACAATCCGCCTTTTATTAAAGAGGCATTAAAACGAACATTTGAAAACGGAACAAGTTTTGGCGCGCCGACCGAAATGGAAGTCAAGATGGCTCAACTAATTACCGAGCTCGTTCCATCTGTTGAAATGGTAAGAATGGTTAACAGTGGAACCGAAGCAACAATGAGTGCTGTTCGTGCTGCACGCGGTTATACTGGTAAAGATAAGTTTATAAAATTTGAAGGCTGTTACCACGGGCATGCTGATTATTTTCTAATTAAAGCTGGAAGCGGCGCATTGACTCTTGGTGTTCCAACTTCTCCGGGCGTTACAAAGGGGAATGCTGCCGATACTTTGCTTGCCGACTACAACGATATAGCGTCAATCAAAAAACTTTTAACAGAATACCGCGGACAAATTGCAGCGATAATTATTGAACCAATTGCCGGCAATATGGGCGTTGTGCAGGCTAACGAAGAATTTCTTGTTGAGTTAAGAGGAATCTGTAATGAAGAGGGCATCGTTTTAATATTTGATGAAGTAATGACGGGTTTTCGTGTTGCGTCCGGAGGAGCACAGGAAATTTTAGGAATTAAACCTGATCTTTCTACATTCGGAAAAATTATAGGCGGCGGTTTACCTGTTGGTGCATTTGGCGGTAAGCGAGAAATTATGGAAATGCTTTCGCCTAGCGGTCCGGTTTACCAGGCGGGAACATTAAGCGGAAATCCGCTTGCAATGTGTGCAGGATTTGCTGCGCTATCACATATTAAAGAACATCCCGAAATTTATGTACAGTTAGAAAAAGCTTCGATGTATCTGGAAAACGGATTTAAAGAAAACTTAAACTCTGTTGGAAAAAACTATGCAATGAATCGTGTTGGTTCTATGATGTGTCTGTTCTTTACAGAAAAACCAGTTAATGATTTTAAATCTGCTTTAACTTCTGATACTGCATTGTATGGAAAATATTTTCACGAAATGTTAAATCGTGGAATTTACCTTGCGCCAGCACAGTTTGAGGCGTTATTTGTTTCAACAGCGCATACAAAAGAAGATTTGGATAAAACGATTAAGGCACATAAGGAAAGCGTTGCTCAGCTTTTAAGTTAA
- a CDS encoding bifunctional metallophosphatase/5'-nucleotidase, whose amino-acid sequence MIYRFLNIIVLALFLSFTTFAQSVTVKIIETSDVHGAIFPYSLKDNSEINSSLARVSTYVNQQRADTNQIVFLLDNGDIIQGNPAVYYYNFEKTDTINLYANVMNYMKYDAATIGNHDIETGHDVYDKFNKEINFPWLAANIINTTTNEPYFKPYTTIEKNGVKIAVLGLITPAIPQWLPEKIWSGMRFDDMIETAQKWIKKIRETEQPDLMIGLFHSGIDYTYNDEDENTYKNENASRLVAEKVDGFDLIFVGHDHAGWNIKTKNPSGKEVLILGTTSSAQNVAVASYTLKYDKICMIYDKKEIIGELVNMKDYAVDQNFVNHFSKNLTEVRNYISRPVGEFTEMISSRESMFGPSKFVDLIHTVQFELTNADVSFTAPLSFNAKIDAGKIYTGDMFDLYRYENFLYTMELSGKEIKDYLEYSYWNWMNQMKDENDHLLKFKLDGNGNLKYSERSKSPELEERFYNFDSAAGIEYVVDVTKPAGNRINIIKFSNGNVFDLNKKYKVAINSYRGNGGGGHLTRGAKIPQEELSKRVLNSTEKDLRYFLMRWIENKQIVEPKVIGTWKVEPENFWKSGKQKDYQLLFK is encoded by the coding sequence ATGATATATAGATTCTTAAATATTATTGTCCTTGCCCTTTTTCTAAGTTTTACAACTTTTGCGCAATCTGTAACAGTAAAGATTATTGAAACAAGTGATGTGCACGGTGCAATTTTTCCTTACAGCTTAAAGGACAACAGCGAAATTAACTCTTCGCTCGCACGTGTTTCAACTTATGTTAATCAACAGCGTGCAGATACAAATCAGATTGTTTTTCTTTTAGATAACGGGGATATAATTCAAGGAAATCCTGCTGTATATTATTATAATTTTGAGAAAACCGATACAATAAATCTTTACGCCAATGTAATGAATTATATGAAATATGATGCCGCAACGATTGGTAACCATGATATTGAAACAGGGCACGATGTTTATGATAAGTTTAACAAAGAAATAAATTTTCCGTGGTTGGCCGCTAATATAATTAATACTACAACAAACGAGCCCTACTTTAAACCCTATACTACAATCGAAAAAAACGGAGTAAAAATTGCTGTGCTTGGGTTGATTACACCGGCAATCCCTCAATGGCTTCCGGAAAAAATTTGGAGCGGAATGCGCTTTGACGATATGATAGAAACGGCTCAAAAATGGATTAAGAAAATACGAGAAACTGAGCAGCCAGATTTAATGATTGGTTTATTTCATTCTGGCATTGATTACACCTATAACGATGAAGATGAAAACACATATAAAAATGAAAACGCTTCTCGTCTTGTTGCAGAAAAAGTTGATGGCTTCGATTTAATATTTGTGGGGCATGATCATGCTGGTTGGAATATTAAGACTAAGAATCCGTCTGGAAAAGAAGTTTTGATTCTTGGAACAACATCGAGCGCACAAAACGTTGCCGTTGCAAGCTACACTTTGAAGTATGATAAAATATGTATGATTTATGATAAGAAAGAGATTATTGGTGAACTGGTTAACATGAAAGACTATGCTGTTGATCAGAATTTTGTAAATCACTTTAGTAAAAATCTAACAGAAGTGAGAAACTATATTTCTCGCCCAGTCGGTGAGTTCACAGAAATGATTTCCTCGCGCGAATCTATGTTTGGCCCATCAAAGTTTGTAGATTTAATTCACACTGTTCAGTTTGAGTTAACAAATGCAGATGTTTCCTTTACTGCGCCACTTTCATTTAACGCTAAAATTGATGCAGGAAAAATTTATACTGGTGATATGTTTGATCTATACAGATACGAAAACTTTTTATACACAATGGAATTAAGCGGGAAGGAAATAAAAGATTATCTCGAGTATTCTTACTGGAACTGGATGAACCAAATGAAAGATGAAAACGATCATTTACTAAAATTTAAACTTGATGGAAATGGAAACTTAAAATATTCCGAACGATCAAAATCACCGGAACTTGAAGAAAGATTTTATAATTTTGATTCCGCAGCGGGAATTGAATATGTAGTTGATGTTACGAAACCGGCAGGCAATAGAATCAATATTATTAAGTTTTCAAACGGGAATGTATTTGATCTAAACAAAAAATATAAAGTGGCAATAAATTCTTATCGCGGTAACGGCGGCGGCGGTCATCTTACTCGTGGTGCAAAAATACCGCAGGAAGAATTATCTAAAAGGGTTCTCAACTCGACAGAAAAAGATTTACGCTACTTTTTAATGAGGTGGATTGAAAACAAACAAATAGTGGAACCAAAAGTTATCGGCACCTGGAAAGTTGAACCGGAAAATTTCTGGAAATCCGGTAAACAAAAAGATTATCAATTATTATTCAAATAA
- a CDS encoding PD40 domain-containing protein: MNKFTFYFLLLFVSLVGTISAQVNARMLQFPDVSATHITFTYGGDIWIVAKEGGTAYKLTSAKGTELLARFSPDGKQIAFSGNYSGNVDIYVMPSLGGLPLRITHHGMADRLLDWYPDGNSLLFASSRESGKQRFSQFYKVSKSGGLPEKLPLPYGEFGVISPDGNKVAYTPKSRVFRTWKRYLGGMATDVFIFDVEKKTAENITNNIANDELPMWSGNKIYFLSDRGENKRNNIWSYDLTSKQIKQLTSFEDFDIHFPSIGNGEIVFEAGGLLYLLDLTTEKHKVVNINVVTDESTLMERNENVEKMIQGFSLSYNGNRTLFEARGEVFSVPTENGPVINLTQSPGVAERFPAYSPNGKYAAYFSDKSGEYELTIRDLEKPSKEEKLTSLGAGFRYSLFWSPNSNALAFIDQTMTIYIYDMARDKTIKVDKQKWMYEGALRNFSVSWSSDSRYLAYEKELDSRTTAIAIFDTKEEKIHQATSGYYNDAKPVFDPDGKYLFFLTNRNYKPVYSDFDNTWIYPNSTQIAAVTLTKVIPSPLAPKNDSSIVKKEEEKKSEANKDQKKEEKKDVPNVKEVKIDFDGFEQRIVILPPAAGNIVYLQTVTGKVVFHRMPNNGSDDKKKPVCYFDLEKREEKTIVDDADAFQISADEKKILLLKQKVYSVVDVAPDQKLDKKLPTNQLEMTVVPRDEWKQIFTDVWRLERDYFYDKNMHGIDWSAMRKQYGALIDNAVTRSDVNHVLGELIAELNASHTYRGGGDDETPLRRQVGYLGIDWELKNGVYMIKRIVRGAQWDSEVRSPLDESGLKVNEGNYILAVNGVSIDVTKDPWSAFEGLADKTIELTVNDNPSINGAWNILIKTMSDETRLRNLEWIESNRKRVDEATGGKIGYVFVPSTGIDGQDELVRQFYAQYSKEGLIIDERFNDGGQIPDRFVELLNRKPLNFFAVRDGNNWQWPSAANIGPKVMLINGWSGSGGDAFPDYFRKSGVGPLIGTRTWGGLIGITGAPNLIDGGSVTVPTFRMYDPDGKWFKEGHGVDPDIEVLEDAAQLSRGIDTQLEKAIDEVMRLHKLNPPINPKQPQYEKR, encoded by the coding sequence ATGAATAAATTTACCTTCTATTTTTTACTCCTCTTTGTTTCCCTTGTGGGGACTATTTCTGCACAGGTTAATGCAAGAATGCTGCAGTTTCCCGATGTGTCGGCGACACATATTACATTTACTTATGGCGGCGATATTTGGATTGTTGCTAAAGAAGGCGGAACCGCTTATAAACTAACCTCTGCAAAAGGAACTGAATTGCTCGCAAGATTTTCACCCGATGGAAAACAAATAGCATTTAGCGGAAATTATAGTGGCAATGTTGATATTTATGTTATGCCTTCGCTTGGCGGATTGCCTCTAAGAATTACTCACCACGGAATGGCCGACAGATTGTTGGATTGGTACCCAGATGGAAACTCTCTGCTATTTGCTTCGTCTCGAGAAAGCGGCAAGCAGCGTTTCAGTCAATTTTACAAAGTATCAAAGTCTGGCGGATTGCCGGAAAAACTTCCACTGCCTTATGGTGAGTTTGGCGTTATATCACCCGATGGAAATAAAGTTGCTTACACTCCAAAGTCCCGCGTATTTAGAACATGGAAAAGATATCTGGGAGGAATGGCAACTGATGTTTTTATTTTTGATGTTGAGAAAAAAACTGCGGAAAACATAACTAACAACATAGCAAATGATGAACTGCCAATGTGGAGCGGAAACAAAATTTATTTTCTATCCGATCGTGGTGAGAATAAAAGAAATAATATCTGGTCTTATGATCTTACCTCAAAACAAATAAAACAACTAACAAGCTTTGAGGATTTTGATATTCACTTTCCATCAATCGGAAATGGTGAAATTGTTTTTGAAGCAGGCGGGCTCTTGTATCTGCTTGATCTTACAACAGAAAAACATAAAGTGGTAAATATTAATGTTGTGACAGATGAGTCTACTTTAATGGAACGAAATGAAAACGTTGAAAAAATGATTCAGGGTTTTTCTCTATCATACAACGGTAATCGTACTTTGTTTGAAGCAAGAGGTGAAGTCTTTTCTGTTCCGACTGAAAACGGTCCCGTAATTAATCTAACTCAATCTCCAGGCGTTGCAGAACGATTTCCCGCCTATTCTCCAAACGGAAAATACGCCGCATACTTCTCAGATAAATCTGGTGAATATGAGCTAACTATCCGCGATTTGGAAAAGCCATCAAAAGAAGAAAAGCTAACTTCTCTAGGTGCCGGGTTTCGATATTCATTATTCTGGTCGCCAAACAGTAATGCTCTAGCTTTTATTGATCAGACAATGACAATTTATATTTACGATATGGCTAGAGACAAGACGATAAAAGTTGATAAACAAAAATGGATGTATGAGGGAGCGCTTCGAAACTTTTCAGTAAGCTGGTCATCAGATAGCAGATATCTTGCTTATGAAAAAGAGCTTGATAGTAGGACGACTGCAATTGCAATCTTCGATACAAAAGAAGAAAAGATTCATCAGGCTACTTCTGGATATTATAATGACGCAAAACCTGTGTTTGATCCAGATGGTAAATATTTATTCTTCTTAACCAACAGAAATTATAAGCCTGTTTACAGTGATTTTGATAATACATGGATTTATCCAAACTCAACTCAAATTGCTGCCGTTACTTTAACAAAAGTGATTCCATCTCCTCTGGCACCAAAAAATGATTCAAGCATCGTAAAGAAAGAGGAAGAAAAGAAGAGCGAGGCAAATAAAGATCAGAAGAAAGAAGAAAAAAAGGATGTGCCAAATGTAAAAGAAGTTAAAATAGATTTTGATGGATTTGAACAACGCATTGTAATACTGCCGCCTGCAGCAGGAAACATAGTATACTTACAAACCGTAACAGGTAAAGTCGTTTTTCATCGAATGCCTAATAATGGCTCTGATGACAAGAAAAAACCTGTTTGTTATTTTGATTTAGAAAAGCGTGAAGAAAAAACGATTGTGGATGATGCTGATGCGTTTCAAATTTCTGCAGATGAAAAGAAGATATTGCTGTTAAAACAAAAAGTGTATTCCGTTGTTGATGTTGCTCCTGATCAGAAGCTGGATAAAAAGCTTCCAACAAATCAACTTGAAATGACAGTTGTGCCGCGAGATGAATGGAAACAGATATTTACAGATGTCTGGAGATTGGAAAGAGATTACTTTTATGATAAAAACATGCATGGTATTGATTGGAGTGCAATGAGGAAACAATACGGGGCATTGATTGATAACGCGGTAACAAGATCTGATGTTAATCATGTTCTTGGAGAACTTATAGCGGAACTAAATGCCTCTCACACCTATCGTGGCGGCGGTGATGATGAAACGCCTCTTAGAAGACAGGTTGGCTATCTTGGTATTGATTGGGAGTTGAAGAACGGTGTGTACATGATTAAAAGAATTGTGCGTGGAGCGCAATGGGATTCAGAAGTCCGTTCACCGCTTGATGAATCAGGTTTAAAAGTTAATGAAGGTAATTACATTCTTGCTGTTAATGGTGTTTCTATTGATGTTACAAAGGATCCATGGTCAGCATTTGAAGGACTAGCTGATAAAACAATTGAACTTACCGTAAATGATAACCCATCAATTAATGGAGCATGGAATATTTTAATAAAAACAATGAGTGATGAAACACGATTAAGAAATCTTGAGTGGATTGAATCTAATAGAAAAAGAGTTGATGAGGCTACCGGCGGAAAAATTGGATACGTCTTTGTGCCGAGCACCGGAATTGATGGACAGGATGAGCTTGTAAGACAATTCTATGCGCAGTATTCTAAAGAGGGGTTAATAATTGATGAGCGGTTTAATGACGGCGGACAAATTCCAGATCGTTTTGTAGAACTGCTAAACAGAAAACCGCTCAATTTCTTTGCGGTAAGAGATGGAAACAACTGGCAATGGCCGTCTGCCGCAAACATTGGTCCTAAGGTTATGCTTATAAACGGCTGGAGTGGTTCCGGTGGAGATGCGTTTCCGGATTATTTTAGAAAATCTGGCGTTGGTCCTCTAATTGGAACGAGAACATGGGGTGGATTAATTGGGATTACCGGCGCTCCAAATTTAATTGATGGAGGCAGTGTTACTGTGCCAACTTTTAGAATGTACGATCCCGATGGAAAATGGTTTAAAGAAGGTCACGGCGTAGATCCTGATATTGAAGTTCTTGAAGATGCCGCACAACTATCAAGGGGGATTGACACGCAGCTTGAAAAAGCGATTGATGAAGTTATGAGGTTGCATAAACTAAATCCACCGATAAACCCAAAGCAACCTCAATATGAAAAAAGATAA
- a CDS encoding pyridoxal phosphate-dependent aminotransferase produces the protein MNKVGKNNNGNFDISLNLNVRGAPLSATLLINEISNKLISEGRKVYKLGLGQSPFPVPQMVVDELKVNAHQKDYLPVRGLKQLRQAVADYHSRRNDIRRNVNNVLIGPGSKELMFLLQFVYYGDLVIPTPSWVSYAPQAKFIGRNVSWLNTTEKNKWRITPQDLENLCKDDPDRPRLVILNYPSNPTGATYTVNELRDLAKVAKEYRLIMLSDEIYGELNFEGNHVSIAKFYPEGTIISSGLSKWCGAGGWRLGTFNFPPSLNWLLDAMASVASETFTSTSAPIQYAAVCAFRGGIGIERYLWNSRKVLKSLGFHIHKKLDRAGITAPAPEGGFYLFCNFNKHAAKLKKRAITNSYQLVQKLLEETGVALLPGSVFGRPEEELTARLAYVDFDGSKALAAIETFPPHKTPDENFINTNCSHIIEAIDLICNWVKI, from the coding sequence ATGAATAAGGTCGGTAAAAACAACAACGGCAATTTTGATATAAGTTTAAACTTAAATGTTCGCGGTGCGCCGCTATCAGCAACTTTGTTGATAAATGAAATCTCTAACAAGTTAATAAGTGAAGGAAGAAAAGTATATAAACTTGGTCTTGGGCAATCGCCTTTTCCTGTTCCACAAATGGTTGTTGATGAACTAAAGGTTAATGCTCATCAAAAAGATTATTTACCTGTTAGAGGGTTAAAACAATTAAGGCAGGCTGTTGCGGATTATCATTCCCGAAGAAATGATATTAGAAGAAACGTAAACAATGTTTTAATCGGGCCCGGCTCAAAGGAATTAATGTTTCTTTTGCAGTTTGTTTATTATGGTGATTTGGTTATTCCTACACCAAGTTGGGTCTCTTATGCGCCACAAGCAAAATTTATTGGAAGAAATGTTTCCTGGCTTAACACAACTGAAAAAAACAAATGGAGAATTACACCGCAAGATTTAGAAAATCTTTGTAAAGACGATCCTGATAGACCAAGATTAGTAATTTTAAATTACCCTTCCAATCCAACGGGTGCTACTTATACTGTAAACGAATTAAGGGATCTGGCAAAGGTTGCAAAGGAATACCGTCTTATAATGTTATCCGATGAAATTTATGGCGAGCTAAACTTTGAAGGCAATCATGTTTCTATTGCAAAATTTTATCCCGAAGGAACTATAATTTCAAGCGGATTAAGTAAGTGGTGCGGAGCTGGTGGATGGAGATTGGGAACTTTTAATTTTCCACCTTCACTTAACTGGTTGCTTGATGCGATGGCTTCTGTTGCAAGTGAAACATTTACCTCTACAAGTGCGCCCATCCAATATGCAGCAGTTTGCGCTTTTAGAGGCGGAATTGGAATAGAAAGATATTTGTGGAATTCCAGAAAAGTTTTAAAATCTCTGGGATTTCATATACATAAAAAATTAGATAGAGCAGGCATAACAGCGCCAGCGCCAGAAGGAGGTTTTTATCTATTCTGCAATTTCAATAAGCACGCTGCAAAACTTAAAAAACGTGCAATAACAAACAGTTACCAGCTTGTCCAAAAACTTTTAGAAGAAACAGGTGTTGCTTTGCTGCCTGGCAGTGTGTTTGGAAGACCCGAAGAAGAGCTTACAGCGCGTCTTGCTTATGTAGACTTTGATGGCTCAAAGGCATTAGCAGCTATAGAAACATTTCCACCGCATAAAACCCCCGATGAGAATTTTATCAATACAAATTGCTCGCATATTATTGAAGCTATTGATTTAATTTGTAACTGGGTGAAAATATAA